The following are encoded in a window of bacterium SCSIO 12643 genomic DNA:
- a CDS encoding S41 family peptidase encodes MKKIVVLMLVVPLLFSCEKVLFKPKEESSNPQANLDYLWNECNEKYAYFDLKNIDWDQVKVKYESQIYEGMTEDSLFSVLGGMLTELRDDHTNLVSNFNVSRFGVNYLSQDNFDWRIIEDNYLPRDYYVSGPFSHDFIANGEVGYVRFASFTGTVGSTNLDFILDRYKNTKGLILDLRENGGGAVSDVFSILSRFVDQETIVYYSRIKNGKGHNDFSEAMPAKVSPYGGIKYLKKVMVLVDRGTYSAGSFTSISTKAIPNMVLVGDTTGGGLGLPNGGQLPNGWNYRFSITQTLSLDQNPEYENGVPPDIHALMDWNDRTKDEVIETALKEIL; translated from the coding sequence ATGAAAAAGATAGTTGTTTTAATGCTAGTGGTTCCATTGCTTTTTTCTTGTGAAAAGGTATTGTTTAAACCAAAAGAAGAGTCCTCTAATCCACAAGCCAATCTGGATTATTTATGGAATGAGTGTAATGAAAAATACGCCTATTTCGATTTGAAAAATATAGACTGGGATCAGGTGAAAGTGAAATATGAATCTCAGATATATGAAGGGATGACCGAGGATTCATTGTTTAGTGTTTTAGGAGGCATGTTAACCGAATTGAGAGATGATCATACCAATCTGGTATCTAATTTCAATGTGTCTCGTTTTGGGGTGAATTATTTAAGTCAGGACAATTTTGACTGGCGTATTATTGAGGATAATTATTTGCCTAGAGATTATTATGTTTCAGGTCCATTCTCACATGATTTTATTGCCAATGGAGAAGTGGGTTATGTACGTTTTGCTTCATTTACCGGAACAGTAGGAAGTACCAATTTAGATTTTATTCTGGATCGTTATAAAAACACCAAAGGTTTGATTTTGGATTTAAGAGAAAATGGTGGAGGTGCTGTGTCTGATGTGTTTTCAATTTTAAGTCGTTTTGTAGATCAGGAAACGATCGTATACTATTCGAGAATAAAAAATGGTAAGGGACATAATGATTTTTCTGAAGCGATGCCTGCTAAAGTATCGCCATACGGAGGAATTAAGTATTTGAAAAAAGTGATGGTACTGGTAGACCGTGGAACATATAGCGCGGGTTCATTTACTTCTATTTCTACCAAGGCGATTCCGAATATGGTATTGGTGGGAGATACTACCGGAGGCGGATTGGGATTGCCAAATGGAGGTCAATTGCCAAATGGGTGGAACTATAGATTTTCAATCACACAAACGTTATCGTTGGATCAAAATCCGGAGTACGAAAATGGGGTGCCACCGGACATTCACGCTTTGATGGATTGGAACGACCGTACCAAAGACGAGGTGATTGAAACGGCTTTAAAGGAAATCCTATAA
- a CDS encoding helix-turn-helix transcriptional regulator, giving the protein MKFLGKNNAFIELDVLEQNTCEIFQQNPPSSLTILWFETNGNEFVVDGVTHTFNKNEIVFFTEFHQIQVIRKGRTKLIRFNRPFYCIIDHDVEVSCKGLLFFGASQLPRIQIPKESLEHFEILWKMFEIEMNSVDNLQAGMLQMMLKRYLILCTRLYKEQSDWTDELEPSDLVREFNFLVEQHFKTKHSVIEYAELLNRSPKTISNLFSRLNRKTPLQYIQDRKMLEARRLLGHSDLSIKQISDEIGFEDSQSFSRFFKKQAGISPSEYRTG; this is encoded by the coding sequence ATGAAGTTTTTGGGAAAGAACAATGCATTTATTGAATTAGATGTATTGGAACAAAATACATGTGAGATTTTTCAACAAAATCCACCAAGCAGTTTAACTATATTATGGTTTGAAACCAATGGGAACGAATTTGTTGTAGATGGAGTGACGCACACTTTCAATAAAAATGAAATTGTGTTTTTTACCGAATTCCACCAGATTCAAGTCATACGTAAGGGGCGGACTAAATTGATAAGATTTAACCGCCCTTTTTATTGCATCATAGATCATGATGTGGAAGTAAGTTGTAAGGGATTGTTGTTTTTTGGCGCATCTCAGCTTCCCAGAATTCAGATTCCCAAAGAATCCTTAGAACATTTTGAAATACTCTGGAAAATGTTTGAGATCGAAATGAACTCTGTAGATAATCTACAAGCCGGAATGCTCCAGATGATGCTCAAACGTTATTTGATCCTTTGTACTAGGTTGTATAAAGAACAAAGTGATTGGACCGATGAGTTAGAACCATCTGATTTGGTACGGGAGTTTAATTTTTTGGTAGAGCAGCATTTTAAAACCAAACATTCTGTGATTGAATATGCAGAGCTCTTAAACCGTTCTCCTAAAACGATCTCAAATCTATTTTCCAGGTTGAATCGTAAAACACCCTTACAATACATTCAGGATAGAAAAATGCTGGAAGCCCGAAGATTGTTAGGACATTCAGATTTGTCGATCAAACAAATTTCAGATGAAATTGGGTTTGAAGATTCACAGTCTTTTAGTCGATTCTTTAAAAAACAAGCAGGAATTTCTCCATCGGAATACCGTACGGGATAA
- a CDS encoding isochorismatase family protein — MKRIVSNVTVFILSIVSVFAQLPDPGFTVDAQTAIVITDPQNDFLSPDGVAWGVVGKSVEENNTVDNIEALFKMAAEKNIKVFVSPHYYYKHDHNWEFEGALEVLMHKITMFDRKGALTTEGFEGSGADWLERYKKYIDGDNVIVTSPHKLYGPESNDLALQLRKHGYSKVIIAGMSANLCTESHMRELVENGFEVAVVKDATAAAILPDMNGYEAALVNFRMIASHVFTTEELMKQLLKF; from the coding sequence ATGAAAAGAATAGTAAGTAACGTAACCGTTTTTATTTTAAGTATAGTAAGCGTATTTGCGCAGTTACCAGATCCAGGATTTACCGTAGATGCACAAACTGCCATTGTAATCACCGACCCACAAAATGATTTTTTAAGTCCTGATGGTGTAGCCTGGGGCGTGGTAGGCAAGAGTGTAGAGGAAAACAATACCGTAGATAATATAGAAGCGTTGTTTAAAATGGCAGCGGAAAAGAATATCAAAGTATTTGTTTCACCACATTATTACTACAAACACGATCACAACTGGGAGTTTGAAGGAGCTTTGGAAGTATTGATGCATAAAATCACGATGTTTGACCGTAAAGGCGCGTTAACCACTGAAGGATTTGAAGGTTCTGGTGCAGACTGGTTGGAGCGTTATAAAAAGTACATTGATGGAGATAATGTGATTGTGACCAGTCCACATAAACTATATGGACCAGAGTCGAATGATTTGGCTTTACAACTACGTAAACATGGGTATAGTAAAGTGATTATTGCAGGGATGTCGGCTAACCTATGTACGGAATCGCATATGAGAGAATTGGTAGAAAATGGTTTTGAAGTGGCTGTCGTAAAAGATGCTACCGCAGCAGCGATTTTACCGGATATGAATGGTTATGAAGCAGCATTGGTTAATTTCAGAATGATTGCGAGCCATGTGTTTACCACAGAAGAATTGATGAAACAATTGTTGAAGTTTTAA
- a CDS encoding DUF1572 domain-containing protein: MSSYLNSVKKQFEYYQMLGEKTIQQLSDTELFWQPHTESNSIAIMVKHLHGNMMSRWTDFLNSDGEKEWRQRDAEFDNDIPDRVTLLAKWNAGWGCLLSALDELSESDLESEIYIRNMGHTVTEAINRQLAHYAYHVGQMVFLGKMIKKENWKSLSIAKGKSRVYNQEKFSKPKRREHFTDDL, translated from the coding sequence ATGAGTAGCTATTTAAACAGTGTCAAAAAGCAATTTGAATATTATCAGATGTTGGGCGAGAAAACGATTCAACAATTGAGTGATACAGAATTGTTTTGGCAACCCCATACGGAAAGCAATAGTATCGCAATCATGGTTAAACATCTACATGGCAATATGATGTCGAGATGGACCGACTTTTTGAATTCGGATGGAGAGAAGGAATGGAGGCAAAGAGATGCAGAATTTGACAATGATATTCCGGATAGAGTAACACTTTTAGCAAAATGGAATGCCGGATGGGGCTGTTTACTTTCAGCATTGGATGAACTCTCGGAGTCTGATTTAGAAAGTGAGATTTATATCCGAAACATGGGCCATACCGTGACTGAAGCGATTAACCGACAATTGGCACATTATGCATACCATGTGGGGCAAATGGTATTTCTGGGTAAAATGATTAAAAAAGAAAATTGGAAATCACTATCCATAGCCAAAGGAAAATCCAGGGTGTATAATCAAGAGAAATTTTCTAAACCCAAACGGAGAGAACATTTCACTGATGATTTGTAA
- a CDS encoding suppressor of fused domain protein codes for MSHLDRIFQVEPEFFSNDSIYPELNGVTSIVYKDIPEKGMITALTYGLSLINHPDWKYGRPELLISVDSDDVSWGQVVGFLANKLRGDCSFSYGETINFGKKISDSSEMDAFFVFAPSILEREDYLDVDIGLDYKINIIGLYPMYASEMELINNWGLEKFWHHSDFDNYDVNRKRVEE; via the coding sequence ATGAGTCATCTTGATAGAATTTTTCAGGTTGAACCAGAATTCTTTTCCAACGATTCAATTTATCCGGAATTAAATGGCGTGACCAGCATAGTTTATAAGGATATTCCAGAAAAAGGAATGATTACTGCGTTGACCTATGGACTCTCATTAATCAATCATCCAGATTGGAAATATGGAAGGCCAGAACTTCTGATTTCTGTTGATTCGGATGATGTTTCATGGGGTCAAGTGGTTGGTTTTTTAGCTAATAAATTAAGAGGAGATTGTTCTTTTAGTTATGGTGAAACAATAAACTTTGGAAAAAAGATATCAGATTCTTCAGAAATGGATGCTTTTTTTGTTTTTGCACCATCTATACTTGAACGAGAAGATTATCTGGATGTTGATATTGGACTGGATTATAAGATTAATATCATAGGATTATACCCTATGTATGCTTCTGAGATGGAATTAATAAATAATTGGGGATTGGAGAAGTTTTGGCATCATTCTGATTTTGATAATTATGATGTAAATAGAAAAAGAGTAGAAGAATAG